GAAGGAACCTGCCCTTTTGGAGTGCGGGAAGGAAAAGTAGCTCAAGGAGCGAAACAGGGAAGAGATGCGGGAGCGCCTCACTGGTTTCGCGGAAGGTGCTGCCCAGCCGCGGCCGCAGCTGGAGGAGCCGGGGAGCCCCCTCGGGCGGCTGCCGAGGTGGGAGTCGAGGGGGATGGAGGCGACTGATGGGTCCTCAACCCCTGTTCCCGggagcagcctgtgctcagGGCGGCgaggggcagcccctgcccggcGCCCGGGGCCGGCGGCACGTCGGGGAGCGCCTCTGGGACAGCCGGCAGGGACGGGGGTTCCCGTCAGcgggaggggaaaaaacaaccacctCCAGGGGTGACTTAGGGCTCCCTGTGGCTCTGGGTGTCCGCGGCCGTGTgtgctcccctctccccctcttccctccGGTAAGCGCTGGGAGAGACGGAGCAGCCGCCAGGCGTCTAGGCAAGAAAGTCTATCCAGCCATCGTTACTTtgcagcttttattaaaaatataaatattaaacattCTCTTACACAACAAAATCGACCGAGCGCTGAAAAGATGTTTTATTGTGAAAAtgtttacaggaaaaaaaaaaaagtttttttttttttaaaaagtggatttAAAGTAGCTCACAGAGAttccccctcccacctccctgcccccagcagAAAAGTTAACTGTCTTCTCGGAACCATTTCATCCAATGCTCACACATCCCTACGTAGCGATGGCACTAGAATAACTgggaaatggagaaataaataaaggtaGGGGAGGTTACGAACGACACTCGTGTTTCTGCACTTGGTACATGGTTGTGCATGCTAGTCAAGGGACAGAGGCTGTTCGGAGTACACCCTTCTAGGTTTAAagctatataaaaataaagagatgacATCAGAGCAGCACTATGGTACATCGGACGGTGTAATTATTCTTGTGCTAACTGCGGAATCTCTTTGGCAAGGCGGGGAGGGGCCGTTTCATTTCCCGATTATCTCCATCAGTTTCCTGTTGCTGTGAGCTTGCTGCGCTAACTGCTCGGCTCGGGCCATCTCTAAGACTTCACGCAGGAGGTGGAAAGTCAGATCCAGAGAAATTGGGGGCTCCTCGGATCGCTTCTCCCTCTCCACGGCCTCCCCCTCAGCTTCGCCCTCCTCGGAGCTTCTCAGAGAGCGCTCGGGCAGGGGCTCCAGCTGTTGCACCGCCGCCCGGAAAAAGTTGCTTGCGGAGGCTTCGGGCTGTAGGTGGTTGGTATTGCTGGAAGAAGCGGAGAAAGAGCCAACGGGTCTCTTGTTGAGGTTGCCCAGGCGCAGGAAATACTCTTCTCCCATGCGGAGCAGGACGGGCagagtttgctgctgctgctgctggaagaaatCTGGCTGGTGCAGAGCCCCGTGGGCGGCTACTGGGCTCTTGCTGAGAGCTCTGCACTCCTGACAGGGCAGGAGGGCCACCAGCAGGATTCCCGTGGAGACCAGCAGCGGGATCTTCATGGTCGGGGCCCAAACCTGCAGAGCGGGCAGACGGGGACGAgagaggaggggtggggggggttaCACAGCAGAGCCGCGGCGGAGAGGAGGGCAGCGCAGGGACGGGGAGGGGGGGTCCCCGCCGCCGCTGTCCCGGTGCTGAAACGCTCCGCGCCCCTCCGCCACCCCCACACGCCGCCCGGCctcccgcggccccggcccgccggCCTCCGCCGTCGGGGCGGCGGAACAGCCCCCCCGGGGCGGCTCCGGGCTGCGCCGGCACAGGCTCCcgggggccgggctgggctgaGCTCGGGCGGAGAGAGTCCCCCCGTGTGCGCGGACCCCAGCCTCTTGACATCCCCACCGCGGAGTGGGGGGCGTGGGGTGCCTGGGGCCGGGCGGCTCCCCAGGAGCCGCGGGGCTGCGAGCGCCCGGCTCCCCCGAGCCTGCCCGCTCCCTCTCCGGCCGGGGGAACTTCCCGCCTCCCGCGGCACCCCGCGCTCGGTCCCGCTCAGCCCCGCGCAGCCGAGCGCAGCCCACTCCGAGCCCGGGCGCGGCTCCGCACCTACCTGGGGAGGCggcggcagggcagggc
This Apus apus isolate bApuApu2 chromosome 2, bApuApu2.pri.cur, whole genome shotgun sequence DNA region includes the following protein-coding sequences:
- the CRH gene encoding corticoliberin: MKIPLLVSTGILLVALLPCQECRALSKSPVAAHGALHQPDFFQQQQQQTLPVLLRMGEEYFLRLGNLNKRPVGSFSASSSNTNHLQPEASASNFFRAAVQQLEPLPERSLRSSEEGEAEGEAVEREKRSEEPPISLDLTFHLLREVLEMARAEQLAQQAHSNRKLMEIIGK